The Thermomicrobium sp. 4228-Ro genome includes the window GTGCGACTGACGCTGAATGCGGCTCCCGTACAGCTTCGTACATATCGACTCCTTGCTCTGCGCAAGTCGCACGAGTGTCCTTCGGCGAGCGATCTGCTACTCGACTCCAAATCCTAGGCTCGATCATCGGAGCCCTTCAATCACTCTGTTCGCGATAACCGAACGAACCCCGAAAATCGATGGAATAAAGGGCGACACTATCCTGCTGCACTTTCACCAGAAGAATAATGAGAGCGTCCCAGGAGATACGGGACTTGTCACAACAAGAACCGCTCACCTGCCTTCCATTGCTGCTCCTGAATATGCTCGAAGCGCTGCCGCAAATGAATATCCCGAGCATTGGATCCGACAAGCACTTCGTATGAACCGGCGGGAGCAACCCACAGCTTCGCTGCTTCGTCGAAATACGCCAGATCCCGTGAGTCGATGGTGAAGGTCACGGATCTTGACTCTCCAACAGCCAACTGGACACGCTGGAAGCGGCGGAGTTCCTTCGGCGGACGTCGGACGCTCCCGCCGGGAAAACCGATATAGAGTTGAACCACCTCACTCCCATCGCGCGAACCCACATTCTGCACGGTGCACGAGATACGGAGAGTTTCCCCGGGTTCGAGGATCGAGCGATCGAGTACGAGATCACGGTAAAGGAACTCGGTATAACCAGAACCGTACCCGAACGGAAAGAGCGGTTCGATACCCCGCGCATCGTACCACCGATAACCGACAAACACACCCTCACAGTACGCTATGCGCCCGAACTCACCGGGATAATGAAGGAAAGCCGGTGTGTCCTCCAACCGTCGTGGATAGGTGAACGGGAGTCGCCCCGCCGGTTCGACGACACCCGTCAGCGCATCGACGACCGAATGTCCTACTTCCTCACCGGCATACCAAGCCAGAAGCAAGGCCCGAACCCGATCCAGCCACGGCAGATTGACGGGAGATCCAGCAGTGAGCACGACCACTGTATTGGGATTCGCCGCAGCGACTGCTTCGATCAGCGAGTTTTGGGATCCTGGTAGGTCGAAGGAATCTCGATCGAAGCCTTCACTCTCCCACTCTGGGCTGAGACCGGCGAAAACCAAAGCCAGTTCAGCCTCCTGAGCCGCACGAACAGCTCGAGCTATACGTTCGGCATCCGTCAGAGCATGCACGACGCCGAAGCGGAAACCAGCCAGAGGCATTCCCGGTTGCGCTTTCCGATACTCAGCAACAAGCTCATACGTACGCCCCGCTTCCAAGGCAACCTCGGCCCGCTGTTCAGCACTCCCGAAACCGAAATACGTTCTCCCAGGCTGCGGTGCGGTCCAATTATCGAGCACGAGCTCTCCGTCGATGAAAAGACGAACCTGCCCGACGGCGCTCGCGCCGAGCACGTACAGACCGGATTCCGTCGGTCGATAGAGGACACGAACCCGAGCCGCGAAGTTCGTCGCATCGACGCCTGGCAGCACCTCTCCGAGCCAGATGAAGTCAGTTGACGGGACGGGTAGGGTCGCAACTGCCTCGCCTGCAAACTCGGGGTTCGGGTACAGAACGAGCGTTATTCCCTCGACTCCGACATCGCTGTGCTCCAGTTGAGGGATCAGCTTGTAGATGGCGGCACCTTCGGCGATGAGGAATTCGCACTGTGGCGCCACTTCACGGAGAGCCTCTACTGGACTGATTACCCGATGCGAACGCACGAAGGCACTACCACCGCCGCCAACGGCGGGCCGGGTTGCGTGTGGCCCGATCACCGCGATTCGGCGGTAGGTGGTGAGGTCTAGAGGGAGAATTCCATCATTCCGGAGCAACACCATCCCGGATGCCGCGACTTCACGGATGAGTGCCCGATGTTCCGGACGATCGATCGCCCGCTCCTCTACGACATTTGGCCCGGGATCCAGGCGGCCAGCCCGTTCGTAGAGCAAGAGGATACGCCGGGCACTGCGGTCGACCTCCTCCGATACCTCCCCACGCTGGAGAGCGTCTCGAAGCTTTTCCCCGCGCCACTGCGGGGGTCCAGGCATCTCCAAATCGAGACCCGCACGTAATGCCTGCGCGGTACTGTGGGTCGCGAACCAGTCAGACATGACGACGCCTGGGTACCCGAGCTCCTCGCGCAGAACAGTTGTCAGCAACCAGGGATGCTCCGAACAGTAGGTACCACCGAGCCGGTTATAGGCTGCCATGA containing:
- a CDS encoding beta-glucosidase family protein yields the protein MESRRDIDKLVEMLTIDEKVALLAGDSMWTVPGVPRLGIRPLKVSDGPAGVRGSRIVPAAAFPAPVLLGATWDPELVKRVGHALAEEAETKGVHVVLAPTINIQRTSLGGRNFECFSEDPWLTARLAVAYVRGLQERGIGACIKHYVANDQEFERMTISVEVSERTLREVYLFPFAVAIAEADPWCVMAAYNRLGGTYCSEHPWLLTTVLREELGYPGVVMSDWFATHSTAQALRAGLDLEMPGPPQWRGEKLRDALQRGEVSEEVDRSARRILLLYERAGRLDPGPNVVEERAIDRPEHRALIREVAASGMVLLRNDGILPLDLTTYRRIAVIGPHATRPAVGGGGSAFVRSHRVISPVEALREVAPQCEFLIAEGAAIYKLIPQLEHSDVGVEGITLVLYPNPEFAGEAVATLPVPSTDFIWLGEVLPGVDATNFAARVRVLYRPTESGLYVLGASAVGQVRLFIDGELVLDNWTAPQPGRTYFGFGSAEQRAEVALEAGRTYELVAEYRKAQPGMPLAGFRFGVVHALTDAERIARAVRAAQEAELALVFAGLSPEWESEGFDRDSFDLPGSQNSLIEAVAAANPNTVVVLTAGSPVNLPWLDRVRALLLAWYAGEEVGHSVVDALTGVVEPAGRLPFTYPRRLEDTPAFLHYPGEFGRIAYCEGVFVGYRWYDARGIEPLFPFGYGSGYTEFLYRDLVLDRSILEPGETLRISCTVQNVGSRDGSEVVQLYIGFPGGSVRRPPKELRRFQRVQLAVGESRSVTFTIDSRDLAYFDEAAKLWVAPAGSYEVLVGSNARDIHLRQRFEHIQEQQWKAGERFLL